A portion of the Papilio machaon chromosome Z, ilPapMach1.1, whole genome shotgun sequence genome contains these proteins:
- the LOC106717203 gene encoding uncharacterized protein LOC106717203, whose product MDKKRSFNVLATPATGKLNPSNRNKTKDAKGDGDTSQSTSRTQYFKREFYTGEIKQLSEKEVKKLKEDLDSSGSSETFQCVHGPEGKQYTEEEILKRYLTKKIDPISIDHSWIDPCPVTLGWEVAQTLVFMVKDPIAVQQLDRMQSYLRDFARIAEFGYKVGVLDDLCLILDYFVEKMSPKYLLREEIIKLLRCMEKPILLNATSDVVTYFQSLTNYINFIGYLLVRLEEDDIFDVVSKALIWHLSYPDSQRKQGHVKLSHTFAAATGLCETVVKMLSLSTTRRFPSFLETALLLACNNVDICVTMMKSNIIENIFYRFNPYFPDRDLPIYDTNPADPQDFRVVLGASSINLSTTLSLLLVLLKTTKDITNVDPEFCTTLPCPDSYSQRCFAWAYRYECRARDHRHERITLTIIGSCLLHTFGERLTELSNALMPDVISLSVRTEIPARLDWTGSINFNTSQLDVRFKQVLIYLSVDFFKTFPHNRFHMESRHWLLGLMYLLDPVLCKLRARWSPALYADLRKTTFKALICTLPIASIRLIQDYGLIRRLMWYIEWYSESPYDLSILYWCLRVLQVAISRRNTQLRQYMLKDLFDSHGIIIIIRLCHTLLDQKPLPVEKSQVILCVCLRLLTSCTEVNSSLQCRVYPSIQWPNSVQTLSTRMLNVVLSSLQVNLIVNERWMISLLNFLWESIIWNDTYRSRFVADDGVYKLLDMVSLTTRPVQCLALALLCDVARAGEAVGQIVTWRASSAASYIIPNLVRRGATIANLLAAIFRDECHANAILLSDLGVIQNLDCPLMRSEIREQIYCSRPEQYIRGNILCLPAADLAGSRLSKVFAILHMLSKDLAFKVSLADETYNLYKNIKLPPQDEATLILCSHYLTLKLNETWIETKILSPPLLPQGAETLKELVEIAHGWAKEIKQMQEEIFIKSKREDYSVECSFYEFLSRARLNIALDALREVRCMARASDRLQISHDLLHDAVMAQKLRHDLAHSLNTEIKKTYIAPLDAQNTIGQHVKVTSIKPKQIEPKDLCICHVCSEVHCLHKQF is encoded by the exons ATGGATAAAAAGAGGTCTTTTAACGTTTTAGCAACACCTGCTACTGGGAAATTGAACCCAAGTAATCGTAATAAGACCAAAGACGCCAAAGGAGATGGTGATACCTCACAGAGTACATCAAGAACACAGTACTTTAAAAGAGAATTTTATACTGGTGagataaaacaattaagtGAGAAAGAAGTAAAGAAGTTGAAGGAAGACCTGGATAGTTCTGGTTCATCAGAAACTTTTCAATGCGTCCACGGACCCGAAGGAAAACAGTATACTGAAGAGGAAATTTTAAAGagatatttaactaaaaaaattgatccTATTTCAATCG ACCACTCATGGATAGATCCGTGCCCGGTCACACTCGGATGGGAAGTTGCTCAGACTTTAGTGTTTATGGTAAAAGATCCAATTGCTGTTCAACAGTTAGATCGCATGCAAAGCTATTTGAGAGATTTTGCGAGAATCGCAGAATTCGGATAT AAAGTTGGTGTTTTGGACGATCTATGTTTAATATTGGATTACTTCGTTGAAAAGATGTCTCCCAAATATCTGCTAAgagaagaaataattaaattattgcgTTGTATGGAAAAGcccattttattaaatgctaCGTCAGATGTTGTTACTTATTTCCAGTCTTTAACGAACTAcatcaattttattg gtTACCTTCTTGTGCGTTTAGAAGAAGACGATATTTTTGATGTGGTCTCGAAAGCGCTGATCTGGCATCTATCATATCCAGATTCCCAACGTAAACAAGGCCACGTCAAACTAAGCCACACATTTGCGGCTGCGACTGGACTTTGTGAAACTGTCGTCAAAATGTTGTCATTGTCCACAACTCGCCGTTTTCCGTCATTTTTGGAGACTGCGCTTTTACTTGCTTGCAACAATGTCGACATAT GTGTAACAATGATGAAGAgtaatataatagaaaatatattttatcgttTTAATCCCTATTTTCCTGACAGAGATTTGCCAATATATGATACCAATCCAGCAGATCCTCAAGACTTTAGAGTAGTACTCG GTGCTAGTAGTATAAACTTGTCTACTACGCTCTCTTTACTTTTGGTGTTATTAAAAACGACAAAAGATATAACGAACGTGGATCCTGAATTCTGTACGACACTTCCATGTCCTGATTCATACAGCCAGAG atgCTTCGCCTGGGCGTACCGATATGAATGTCGAGCGAGAGATCATCGTCACGAAAGAATAACATTAACCATCATCGGTTCTTGTCTTCTTCATACTTTCGGCGAACGATTGACTGAATTAAGCAACGCTTTAATGCCGG ATGTGATATCGTTGTCAGTCCGGACGGAAATACCGGCAAGACTTGATTGGACGGGATCCATTAATTTCAATACGAGTCAACTGGATGTGCGTTTTAAgcaagttttaatatatttaagcgtggatttttttaaaacatttcccCATAATAGATTT CATATGGAATCACGACATTGGCTCCTGGGTCTTATGTATTTACTCGATCCAGTCCTTTGCAAGCTGAGAGCCCGCTGGTCACCGGCACTATATGCCGATTTGAGAAAAACAACGTTTAAAGCTTTAATTTGCACTCTGCCGATAGCTTCAATACGTCTAATACAAGATTATGGGTTAATAAGAAG ATTAATGTGGTACATTGAATGGTATTCTGAGAGTCCGTACGATTTATCCATACTTTACTGGTGTCTTAGAGTACTGCAGGTCGCTATTAGTCGAAGAAATACTCAACTCCGACAATATATGTTGAAAGATTTGTTCGACAGTCAtggtattattataattatac gtCTCTGTCACACCTTGCTTGATCAAAAACCTCTACCGGTCGAAAAGAGTCAAGTGATCTTATGCGTATGTTTAAGACTTCTAACAAGTTGCACTGAAGTTAATTCTAGTTTACAATGCCGCGTGTATCCGTCTATCCAATGGCCAAACTCCGTACAAACTCTTTCTACAAGGATGCTAAATGTGGTACTTAGCTCCTTGCAAGTAAATTTGATTGTAAATGAAAG atggatgataTCCTTACTTAACTTTTTATGGGAATCAATCATTTGGAACGATACATATAGATCAAGATTTGTAGCAGATGATGGAGTTTACAAGCTTTTGGATATGGTTTCT TTGACTACGCGTCCTGTTCAATGTCTTGCCCTTGCACTTCTATGCGACGTCGCGCGCGCCGGCGAGGCAGTCGGACAGATTGTCACGTGGCGTGCAAGTTCTGCTGCTTCTTATATT ATACCAAACTTGGTAAGGAGAGGCGCCACAATCGCGAACTTACTAGCAGCTATTTTTCGAGATGAATGTCACGCGAATGCAATTCTATTAAGCGATTTAGGTGTGATTCAAA atttagatTGCCCATTGATGCGTTCGGAGATTAGAGAACAAATATATTGTTCACGTCCTGAACAATATATTCGTGGGAATATCTTGTGCCTACCTGCAGCTGATTTAGCGGGATCTCGATTATCAAAG GTGTTTGCTATTCTTCATATGCTTTCGAAAGATTTAGCCTTTAAAGTATCGCTTGCCGATGAGACTTACAACCTGTACAAGAATATCAAGTTGCCGCCGCAAGACGAG GCAACACTAATTTTGTGTTCAcattatttaacattgaaaCTTAACGAAACATGGATtgagacaaaaattttaagccCACCTTTGTTACCGCAAGGCGCTGAAACTCTGAAAGAATTAGTGGAGATAGCGCA cgGGTGggcaaaagaaataaaacaaatgcaagaagaaatattcataaaaagtaaaagagaG gaTTACTCAGTTGAATGTTCTTTCTACGAGTTCCTTAGCCGGGCGCGGCTGAACATTGCACTGGACGCATTACGTGAAGTTCGTTGTATGGCGCGCGCATCCGATCGTTTGCAGATATCACACGATCTACTGCACGACGCTGTCATGGCGCAGAAGCTTAGACATGATCTAGCGCACAGTCTGAACACAGAAATAAAGAAGACATACATCGCCCCATTAGATGCAcag aatacAATTGGGCAACATGTAAAAGTTACAAGCATAAAACCGAAGCAAATAGAACCTAAAGATCTATGTATTTGCCATGTATGTAGCGAAGTTCATTGTCTACATAAGCAATTTTAG